Below is a window of Hydrogenimonas sp. DNA.
CGACGAATAGACAGACTAATACTTCTCTCTCCATCCTATTTTGTCGGCAGCCAGAAGAGCTTCATCAAGGCGCAACTCTTCTATTTCAAAAAAGATTCCGACTCCTATATACGGAAGTTCCTGGAAAATGCCGCCTACCCGTGCGGTAAAACCCTTCTTCACCCATATTTGAAACCGGGAAGTCAACAAGAGCTGGAGGAGCTGCTAACCTACGAATGGCCGGCGCAAAAACTGGAGAGAGTCTCTGAAAAAGGGACCCGTATCGAGGTCTACCTTGGGGCTCAAGATAGAGTCGTCGACGCCCATAGGGCGCATACATTCTTCAAGAGTTTCGGTGAGAGCTATCTCTTCAAAGATTACGGACATATACTGAAAGGAGCAGAGTTTGGATAGGATAAAGGTGGGAGTCGTAACGGCCAGTGACAGAGCGAGTGCGGGAATTTACGAAGATATATCCGGGGTCGCCATAATGGATACACTCAAAGAGTATCTTCGCAACGAACTGGAGTTTATGTACCGGTGTATTCCTGACGAGCAGTCCGAAATAGAGAGTGCACTCAAAGAGCTTGCAGACGAGGGTTGCGACCTGATAGTAACCACCGGGGGTACGGGGCCCGCTCCGAGGGATGTGACGCCGGAGGCTACCGAAGCCGTATGTGAAAAGATGCTCCCGGGCTTCGGAGAGCTGATGAGACAGGTGAGCCTCAAATATGTTCCTACCGCGATTTTGAGCAGGCAGACGGCCGGAGTACGAGGCAGAAGCCTCATCATCAACCTTCCCGGCAAACCGAAATCGATAAGAGAGTGTCTGGATGCCGTCTTTCCGGCGGTTCCCTACTGTATCGACCTTATCGGCGGCAGCTATATGGTCGCCGATGAAGATGTCATAAAAGTATTCAGACCGAAAGCCAAATAGCAGGTCTTAGAAGAGATTTCCGGCAGCTATGCATCCTGTGTGCCGGTGCCGGAAAAGTTTCGGGTGTCGTTATTTGAACCGACGTTATGCAAAAAGCGTAACGTCAGTTTATGCAAAATATGAAAGGTATCAATCCGCAGCAGTTTCAATACTCTCAGGCGGATCATCTTAATGGCGAAAAAGAAGAAAAGACTCATAAAATACAATCAGACAATACGCAAGATATTCGGGGGAGAGGGGTTCGACGAAGGAATCGTTCGGCTTCCTCTGGACAACCTCATAGAGATGGCGATGATACTCTCTCTCAAAGAGCAGCATCTGAGCAAGGCCGATCTCGTCCGCGCCTTCAGGAGGCTCTGGTCTTCAGGTGATGCGGCGGATCGGGCTCTCATTACGGAGTATCTCAAATCTCTAGATACCACCTTCGGACCGGAAAAGAGCGTTCCGAACTCGGAAGCGAGAAGCAGGAAGATCGACGAGATTCTGGCGCAGATAGAGCATACGCCGGCTGAATCGGTGGCTATAAGGGAGCAGTTCGGCGAATCCAAACTGAAAAAAATCACACCGCTGCGGATCGCCAGGGCGCTGGCGAAGCTCAGGGGCGAACAGAAGAGAAACCGGCTTGAAGAGGCTTGCGAGGGGTATTTCGACGAAGATGGACTCTTCCACTTTTTCCATTCGTTCCCCATCGCGATAGCCGATGAGAAGTTCCATAAGATCGTGGAGCTGGAGTGTAAACCTTTCGAAGAGGTCGAGATTGTCGAATCGGGTGAAGATCAACTTCTTTCGAGACTCCAAAAGTGCAAGGAGAGTGCGGTTTCGAAGAAGAGGGAGCAGATAGAGGCCTTTTTGAAGATCGCCCGCCGTCCAAACAGATATCTGACCGAGGAGCAGAAGGTGACAGCCCTGAAGCGGCTCCCGGAGCGGTGCGACTTTCTGTCTGTCCCTGTTCCGGACACTTTTTTGACAGATATTCTCTATAGTGGTTTCGATATATCCCAAATAGAGTTTACCGATGAGAGAATCAGGCTCTTTCGCAGGGAGAGGAAGGAGATCTTCGGAAATAGCGGATGGAGTGTGGAGTACCGCCTTGTACTGGAGGCCGAGAAGAGGTGGCTCTACCAGGCTCTCTGGGCTTCCGAACCGTTGGGTATAGATGAGGATTTCGAAATTCGGCGCTCGGAGGTGGAGGCGCAGTTCGATGCGGAGCTCGATGCGCTCAAAGATGCACTTCTTAACGAGGCCGACGGTCTGGATATGGATGAGTCGCAGGTGGAGCTCATAATAGCCGAGGCGGTAGTGGGAGTGATCGCTCAAAAAGGGGTGCTGGAGGTGCCGTACAAGACGCTTAAGAGTATAAACCGGCACTTTGCGAAACAGATCGAGGGGCTGAAGCTCAAAAAGCAGAGAGAAGAGCTTCTGGCAAGAACGATAAGAGACTTCAAAAATCTCTTTCCGCTAGCCAGGGAGATGGGGCGCAGGCTCATATTTCACGTAGGGCCTACAAAC
It encodes the following:
- a CDS encoding molybdopterin biosynthesis molybdochelatase MogA, with translation MDRIKVGVVTASDRASAGIYEDISGVAIMDTLKEYLRNELEFMYRCIPDEQSEIESALKELADEGCDLIVTTGGTGPAPRDVTPEATEAVCEKMLPGFGELMRQVSLKYVPTAILSRQTAGVRGRSLIINLPGKPKSIRECLDAVFPAVPYCIDLIGGSYMVADEDVIKVFRPKAK